Proteins encoded by one window of Tunturibacter psychrotolerans:
- a CDS encoding mannose-1-phosphate guanylyltransferase produces MPIEGSKTELKFAPVILAGGSGTRFWPRSRKARAKQVLALDGERTMIQQTVERLTPVVDPAEVWVITNSLLDDLIAEQLPEVPRKHILSEPAARNTAPACALAAFLLEPSSPETVIGVFPSDHVVKNIARFAQVIRAGIAIAASGEKIVVLGVPPTRAETGYGYIELGEVVEPSQVPFPGVAVRRVKRFTEKPNLEVAEEFVASGNYAWNGGIFLWSARTLANAIREHCPAMAPLLERIAVAYRTSKEEFERVFAEVYPLCDNISIDYAVLEPRSAKGEAGAEIYSLPGDFEWNDLGCWSALHEHAAGCPPENVSVANVFEGEDPLCISIDSSGNYIHAPGKVIALVGVTNLVVVQTKDALLITTRERSQDVGKVVAELKSAGREDLI; encoded by the coding sequence ATGCCCATTGAAGGCAGTAAGACGGAGCTGAAGTTCGCTCCGGTGATTCTTGCAGGTGGCAGCGGAACACGGTTCTGGCCTCGAAGCCGGAAGGCGCGAGCGAAGCAGGTGTTGGCTCTGGATGGAGAGCGCACCATGATTCAGCAGACGGTTGAGCGTCTGACTCCGGTGGTTGACCCCGCCGAAGTATGGGTGATTACGAACAGCCTGCTTGATGACCTAATTGCCGAGCAGCTTCCTGAGGTGCCTCGCAAACATATCCTGAGCGAACCTGCGGCCAGGAATACTGCGCCTGCGTGCGCTCTTGCTGCGTTCCTGCTGGAACCGAGTTCTCCAGAGACAGTGATCGGCGTCTTTCCATCCGATCATGTGGTGAAGAATATAGCTCGCTTTGCGCAGGTGATTCGCGCTGGGATTGCGATTGCTGCGAGCGGTGAGAAGATCGTCGTGCTGGGCGTTCCTCCGACGCGCGCTGAGACTGGTTATGGCTACATTGAACTGGGCGAGGTTGTTGAGCCGTCGCAGGTTCCGTTTCCGGGAGTTGCGGTTCGGCGGGTGAAGAGGTTTACTGAGAAGCCGAACCTTGAGGTTGCGGAGGAGTTTGTCGCTTCGGGGAACTACGCTTGGAACGGAGGAATCTTCCTCTGGAGTGCGCGGACTTTGGCGAACGCGATCCGCGAGCATTGTCCTGCGATGGCTCCGCTGCTGGAGCGGATTGCTGTGGCTTATCGCACGTCGAAGGAGGAGTTCGAGCGGGTCTTCGCCGAGGTTTATCCGCTGTGCGACAACATCAGCATTGACTATGCGGTGCTTGAACCGCGTTCGGCTAAAGGCGAAGCAGGCGCTGAGATCTACAGTCTTCCAGGCGACTTTGAGTGGAACGATCTGGGCTGCTGGTCGGCGCTGCATGAACATGCGGCTGGTTGTCCGCCTGAGAACGTTTCGGTGGCGAATGTCTTCGAAGGCGAAGATCCGCTTTGCATCTCGATCGATTCGAGTGGGAACTACATTCACGCTCCAGGCAAGGTGATTGCGCTGGTTGGTGTGACGAATCTCGTTGTGGTTCAGACGAAAGATGCCTTGCTGATTACGACTCGCGAACGATCGCAGGATGTTGGAAAGGTTGTTGCGGAGTTGAAGAGTGCTGGGCGAGAAGATCTCATCTAG
- a CDS encoding phosphoglucomutase/phosphomannomutase family protein, protein MAETVVKFGTDGWRGIIADDFTYANVRVAAAAIANYVLAHEDAAAGVCIAYDTRFGSHSFAKVVAEVLAGAGIPVAMGAEITPTPALSFAVRERKAAGGVMITSSHNPAEWNGVKYKASYGGSGKPSIMAAIESYLDKPLVKAAKPASIETADFNTDYVAAIARFVDLDAIRSSGYRFLIDCMYGAGRGVVSGIFSRAGIPYVEIRDEINPAFPEINPEPIMPHIKVTRGAVVATKCDAGLITDGDADRIGAVDEHGNVVDAHKIFAVLLKWLLERKKWPGDVTRAFNTTKMLDRICAKYGRRLHEHGIGFKYVCDLMLEQEILIGGEESGGIGISRHLPERDGMLNSLLLANVMADEKKTLGQLVAALQEEFGEHQYGRIDMHINEELKQSAIARAKAGVKDFAGLKVLRVETLDGIKFFLGNPDCASKPNAAETWLLLRASGTEPLLRVYCESCSVESVNKVLAAAQAFVLQGREA, encoded by the coding sequence ATGGCTGAGACGGTTGTAAAGTTTGGCACTGACGGCTGGCGGGGCATCATCGCGGATGATTTTACGTATGCGAATGTACGGGTCGCGGCGGCTGCGATTGCGAATTATGTTTTAGCGCACGAAGACGCGGCGGCCGGGGTGTGCATCGCTTACGATACGCGGTTCGGCTCACACTCCTTCGCGAAGGTTGTTGCCGAAGTGCTGGCCGGGGCGGGCATCCCGGTGGCTATGGGTGCGGAGATTACGCCTACGCCTGCACTTTCGTTCGCGGTGCGCGAGCGCAAGGCTGCGGGCGGCGTGATGATCACCTCGAGCCATAATCCGGCCGAGTGGAATGGCGTGAAGTACAAGGCCAGTTATGGCGGTTCGGGCAAGCCTTCTATCATGGCCGCGATCGAGAGCTATCTCGACAAGCCGCTGGTGAAGGCCGCGAAGCCTGCGTCGATCGAGACGGCCGATTTCAACACGGATTACGTTGCTGCGATTGCGCGGTTTGTTGATCTCGATGCCATTCGCTCCTCCGGGTACAGGTTTTTGATCGATTGCATGTATGGCGCGGGGCGCGGGGTGGTTTCAGGCATCTTCTCGAGGGCGGGCATTCCATACGTCGAGATTCGCGACGAGATCAATCCTGCTTTTCCTGAGATTAATCCTGAGCCGATTATGCCGCACATCAAGGTTACGCGGGGCGCCGTGGTTGCTACGAAGTGCGATGCGGGGCTGATCACGGATGGCGATGCGGACCGTATTGGTGCGGTGGATGAGCATGGCAACGTGGTGGATGCGCACAAGATCTTTGCGGTGCTGTTGAAGTGGTTGCTCGAACGCAAGAAGTGGCCCGGCGATGTGACACGCGCCTTCAACACGACGAAGATGCTCGACCGAATCTGCGCGAAGTATGGGCGGCGGCTGCATGAGCATGGGATCGGCTTCAAGTATGTCTGCGACCTTATGCTCGAGCAGGAGATTCTGATTGGTGGCGAGGAGTCGGGTGGCATTGGCATCAGCCGGCATCTGCCGGAGCGGGACGGGATGCTGAATTCGCTGCTGCTGGCCAACGTGATGGCGGACGAGAAGAAGACGCTGGGCCAGCTTGTCGCGGCGTTGCAGGAGGAGTTCGGCGAGCACCAGTATGGGCGCATCGATATGCATATCAATGAGGAGTTGAAGCAGTCCGCGATTGCCAGGGCGAAGGCTGGGGTAAAGGACTTTGCGGGTTTGAAGGTGCTGCGGGTGGAGACGCTGGATGGGATCAAGTTCTTTTTGGGGAATCCTGACTGTGCCAGCAAACCAAATGCGGCGGAGACGTGGCTGCTCCTTCGCGCCTCTGGGACGGAACCGCTGCTGCGGGTGTACTGCGAGAGTTGTTCGGTGGAGTCGGTGAATAAGGTGTTGGCGGCAGCGCAGGCGTTTGTCCTGCAAGGACGTGAGGCTTGA
- a CDS encoding HAD-IA family hydrolase, with protein sequence MSETVCVTAKGILFDMDGVLISSIGAVVRCWRQWAEHYEIPNAEVYEVPHGVRAIEVVKALRPDIDPEEGLRYIEDLEMDDMADLVVLPGAKTLLESLPVERWAIVTSATRRLMLGRLKVAGLPIPERIISADMVERGKPDPEPYRRGAELLGLRPEDCLVVEDAPSGVGAGLAAGCRVLGVVGTHSAAELGRAQWIVGSLEGVAVTVGAAGLEVRFATMV encoded by the coding sequence TTGAGCGAGACGGTTTGTGTGACCGCGAAGGGCATCCTGTTCGATATGGATGGAGTACTGATCAGCTCGATTGGTGCGGTGGTGCGTTGCTGGCGGCAGTGGGCGGAGCACTATGAGATTCCGAATGCGGAGGTCTACGAGGTGCCGCATGGGGTGCGGGCTATCGAGGTTGTGAAGGCGCTGCGCCCGGATATCGACCCGGAGGAGGGACTGCGATACATCGAGGATCTGGAGATGGATGATATGGCTGACCTGGTGGTGCTGCCGGGGGCGAAGACTCTGCTGGAGAGCCTGCCGGTGGAGCGGTGGGCGATTGTGACTTCTGCGACGAGAAGACTTATGCTGGGTCGGCTGAAGGTGGCGGGTTTGCCGATTCCGGAGCGCATTATCAGCGCAGACATGGTGGAGCGGGGTAAGCCGGATCCTGAGCCGTACCGGCGTGGTGCCGAGCTGCTGGGATTGCGGCCGGAGGATTGTTTGGTGGTGGAAGATGCACCTTCTGGGGTTGGCGCTGGGTTGGCTGCTGGGTGCCGTGTGCTTGGTGTTGTAGGAACGCACTCTGCTGCGGAGCTGGGGCGGGCGCAGTGGATAGTGGGATCGCTTGAGGGCGTGGCGGTGACCGTAGGCGCAGCGGGGCTCGAGGTTCGATTCGCTACGATGGTCTGA
- a CDS encoding VOC family protein, with protein MTHQAEQTLLRPVLSSTEAQLFVADIKASCDFYADKLGFTVAFVYGDPPHFGQVTRDHARLNLRVVDEPVFVGDIREREQLLSASLTLATAEEIEQLFLSYQAAGVRFSQTFKKESWGSSTFIVTDPDGNLILFAGPAD; from the coding sequence ATGACCCATCAAGCCGAACAAACTCTACTTCGCCCTGTTCTCAGCTCGACGGAAGCGCAACTGTTCGTCGCAGACATCAAAGCCTCATGCGATTTCTATGCCGATAAGCTCGGCTTCACGGTCGCCTTCGTCTACGGCGATCCACCCCACTTCGGCCAGGTCACCCGAGACCATGCGCGCCTCAATCTACGTGTGGTCGACGAACCCGTGTTCGTTGGCGATATTCGCGAGCGCGAGCAGCTACTCTCTGCTTCGCTCACCCTCGCAACCGCAGAAGAAATCGAACAGCTCTTTTTGAGCTACCAGGCCGCAGGAGTGCGCTTTAGTCAAACCTTCAAGAAGGAGTCCTGGGGCAGCAGTACCTTCATCGTGACCGATCCCGATGGAAATCTCATCCTCTTCGCCGGCCCGGCGGATTAA
- a CDS encoding VOC family protein, whose product MGAKEKPNSIGQPVPELPVADVERAQQHYRDALGFKIGWLYSDKEIGAVSRENVAIFFRRRKPPFEPTVHWVFAEDVDASFQELTSLGANIVDPLERKPWGLRQFTVEDLDGNLFYFHHD is encoded by the coding sequence ATGGGCGCAAAAGAGAAACCGAACTCGATTGGTCAGCCAGTGCCGGAGCTGCCTGTCGCCGATGTCGAACGGGCACAACAGCACTACAGAGATGCACTCGGCTTTAAGATTGGTTGGCTTTACTCCGACAAAGAGATCGGCGCAGTCTCACGCGAAAACGTGGCAATATTCTTTCGCAGAAGGAAACCGCCTTTCGAACCCACCGTTCACTGGGTATTCGCTGAAGACGTCGATGCCTCATTTCAGGAGTTAACATCGTTAGGCGCCAACATCGTGGATCCTCTGGAAAGAAAACCCTGGGGACTACGCCAGTTCACGGTGGAGGATCTGGACGGGAATCTCTTTTACTTCCATCACGACTAA
- the kdsB gene encoding 3-deoxy-manno-octulosonate cytidylyltransferase: protein MLGVIPARLASTRLPRKVLRTIAGRPMLAWVYDAASACPQLDRVLIAADSDEVAELCHRNQWPVQLTSPDLPSGTDRVHAVARHHHADIYVNIQGDEPLLKPEHLTALLRPFTQQHVEVSTLKVLCTPENITNPNAVKVVTATDGRALYFSRATIPYDRDGAAPQYWKHIGLYAYRKDTLEGFPTLPPSLLEQTERLEQLRFLENNIPVHVEPTEHDTIGVDTEEDLHRVEALLLR, encoded by the coding sequence ATTCTCGGCGTAATCCCCGCCCGCCTAGCCTCCACCCGCCTGCCCCGCAAGGTCCTCCGCACCATCGCCGGACGCCCCATGCTCGCCTGGGTATACGACGCCGCCAGCGCCTGCCCTCAGCTCGACCGCGTCCTCATCGCCGCTGACTCCGACGAAGTCGCCGAGCTCTGCCACCGCAATCAATGGCCCGTCCAGCTCACCTCACCCGACCTCCCCAGCGGCACCGACCGCGTCCACGCCGTCGCCCGCCACCACCACGCCGACATCTACGTCAACATCCAGGGCGACGAGCCCCTACTCAAGCCCGAGCACCTCACCGCCCTACTCCGCCCCTTCACCCAGCAGCACGTCGAAGTCTCCACCCTCAAAGTCCTCTGTACACCAGAAAACATCACCAACCCCAACGCCGTAAAAGTAGTCACCGCAACCGACGGCCGCGCCCTCTACTTCTCCCGAGCCACCATCCCATACGACCGCGATGGAGCCGCTCCTCAATACTGGAAGCACATCGGCCTCTACGCCTACCGCAAGGACACCCTCGAGGGCTTCCCCACCCTACCCCCCAGCCTCCTCGAACAAACCGAGCGCCTCGAGCAACTCCGCTTCCTCGAAAACAACATCCCGGTTCACGTAGAGCCCACCGAGCACGACACCATCGGAGTCGACACCGAAGAAGACCTCCATCGCGTCGAAGCCTTGCTCCTGCGCTGA